AAAAGGCGAACCGCCTGTTCCACGAGGCCGACACCGTGGTGGATGTGGCGGGTGTGAAGGTGGGCGGCCGCGAAAAGGTGGCGGTGATCGGCGGGCCGTGCAGCATTGAGTGCGAGGAGAGCACGGTGGAGATCGCCCGGGCGGTAAAGGCTGCAGGCGGCTGCATGCTGCGGGGCGGGGCGTATAAGCCCCGCACCTCGCCCTATGCCTTTCAGGGGCTGGGCACCGAGGGCATTCTGGACATGGTAAAGGCCCGCGAGGCCACCGGCCTGCCCATTGTGAGCGAATTGATGAGCGAGGAGCGCATCGATGAGTTTGAGGAGTACGTGGATCTGGTGCAGATCGGCGCGCGGAACATGCAGAACTTCCAGCTGCTGAAAGCGGTGGGCAAGATGAAAAAGCCCGTGCTGCTGAAGCGGGGCCTTGCCAACACCATTGAGGAGTGGATCATGAGCGCCGAGTACATCATGGCCGGCGGCAACGAGAAGGTGATTTTCTGCGAGCGGGGTATCCGCACCTTTGAGAAGTACACCCGCAACACGCTGGATCTTTCGGTGATCCCCAT
This window of the Oscillospiraceae bacterium genome carries:
- a CDS encoding 3-deoxy-7-phosphoheptulonate synthase, producing the protein MIISTKRGTPQEELQKIVAEFEAQGLEVTLIRGTDYNVFGLVGDTTKINEKVVAANPWVDSVTRVSAPYKKANRLFHEADTVVDVAGVKVGGREKVAVIGGPCSIECEESTVEIARAVKAAGGCMLRGGAYKPRTSPYAFQGLGTEGILDMVKAREATGLPIVSELMSEERIDEFEEYVDLVQIGARNMQNFQLLKAVGKMKKPVLLKRGLANTIEEWIMSAEYIMAGGNEKVIFCERGIRTFEKYTRNTLDLSVIPILKEKTHLPIVIDPSHATGNWRYVEAMSLAAVAAGADGLIIEVHADPEHAWSDGAQSLKPQKFAEVIAKCREVARVVGRDL